CAAAGCGTTCGGCCGGGGCGCCGTCCCGTTCGCGGGGGTCGTGCCCCAGCACAAAGTCGCGGGAGAGCAGATCCCGGATTTCGGCGGCCGTGATCATGTTGCGACGGGTCCACCCGTGATCGGCGTCCAGTGGCATTTGTTCGATGAAGCGAAGCTCGTAGCCGCGGCCCAATGCCCAGGCGAGCAAGTCCGGCGATTCGGTGTCGTTGATCCCGCGCATCAGCACGGCGTTCAGTTTAACCGGCCCCAGGCCCGCTGCCCAGGCGGCATCAACGCCGGCCAGGACACGATCCAGGAACGGCCGGCGCGTGAGTTTGGTAAAGGTTTCCTCGTGCAGTGAGTCGAGCGAGACGTTGATGCGGGTGAGGCCTGCAGCCTTCAGCGCCGCCGCCTTCTTGTCCAGGCCGACACCGTTGGTGGTCATGGAGATCGGGAGGTCCGGGTGGTCGCTGCGGATGCCGGAAATGATGTCCACCAGGTCAGCGCGGACCAAGGGTTCGCCGCCGGTGAGGCGCAGTTCCCGTACGCCCAGGGCGTTGACCCCGATGCGGACGATCCGGACAATTTCGTCCCTGGTCATCACGGCTTGTTTCGAGAGCCATTCCAACCCCTCGGCCGGCATGCAGTAAGTGCAGCGCAGGTTGCATTTGTCCGTCAGGGACAGCCGCATATCCGTAGCGCGCCGGCCATAACGGTCCCACAGGCCCGCAGGCGTTCCTGCGGGGCGCGGCGGCGGTACCGCGACGCCACTTTCCTTGCTGCCTGCGGGGCCACCCGAAGGGGGCACCGGCATTCCCAGCTGAACACTCATAAATTCAGGCTACGCCACCGTGGCAGGATCAGTGACACCAATTACAGTCATACAGTTCTTACGGATTCCATACACTTGCACCGCGGATGCCTGAATCGGGTGCTGGGGACCGCAGGCAAACCTATGCTGAAAGCGTGACCACACCTACGGCATCATCAGCGGAACCAGGGAATCGCCGCATCCTCCTGGTGGAAGACGAACAGACCATCGCCGATGTGGTCCGCGACTACCTGCTGCAAGCGGGCTTCCAGGTGGACATGGCCGGTGATGGATTTACCGCCCTGCAGTTGGCAGCGGCCCGCCACCCCGACCTGGTGATCCTGGACCGCATGCTTCCCGGACTGGACGGCGTGGAGGTGTGCCGCCGGCTCCGCCGGACCATGAGCGTACCGGTGATCATGGTCACGGCTTTGGGAACCGAAGATGACCGGATCCTGGGCCTTGAGATGGGAGCTGACGATTACGTCACCAAGCCCTTCTCACCGCGGGAGCTGGTTCTCCGCGTCAAATCGGTGCTCCGTCGCAGCATCAAGGAGTTTACGCCGGAACCACCGGTGGAAGCCGCGGGCCTGGAACTCGATCCCGCGTCCCGGACAGTGACCCATCATGGAGTTCCGTTGGCCTTGACGGTGCGCGAATTCGATCTCCTGGCTTTCCTCATGCGCCGGCCCCA
Above is a genomic segment from Arthrobacter sp. YN containing:
- the moaA gene encoding GTP 3',8-cyclase MoaA — translated: MSVQLGMPVPPSGGPAGSKESGVAVPPPRPAGTPAGLWDRYGRRATDMRLSLTDKCNLRCTYCMPAEGLEWLSKQAVMTRDEIVRIVRIGVNALGVRELRLTGGEPLVRADLVDIISGIRSDHPDLPISMTTNGVGLDKKAAALKAAGLTRINVSLDSLHEETFTKLTRRPFLDRVLAGVDAAWAAGLGPVKLNAVLMRGINDTESPDLLAWALGRGYELRFIEQMPLDADHGWTRRNMITAAEIRDLLSRDFVLGHDPRERDGAPAERFEVRRRDTASGEATGPVLGTVGIIASVTEPFCADCRRTRITAEGKIMSCLFSREEFDLLGLLRDGSTDHELASRWQDAMWVKPKAHGMDHTGLGAADFVQPDRSMSAIGG
- a CDS encoding response regulator transcription factor, which gives rise to MTTPTASSAEPGNRRILLVEDEQTIADVVRDYLLQAGFQVDMAGDGFTALQLAAARHPDLVILDRMLPGLDGVEVCRRLRRTMSVPVIMVTALGTEDDRILGLEMGADDYVTKPFSPRELVLRVKSVLRRSIKEFTPEPPVEAAGLELDPASRTVTHHGVPLALTVREFDLLAFLMRRPHQVFSREELIKAVWGWDFGDLSTVTVHVRRLREKIEANPTKPELIKTVWGVGYRFDSATGSAPEHSDGGERGHGGQ